In the genome of Bradyrhizobium arachidis, one region contains:
- a CDS encoding restriction endonuclease subunit S, with product MATFMVSGGTPPTSVDGYWGGDIAWVSPKDMKTGIITETEDYITPDAIAVSAARMVPARTLLMVVRSGILRHSIPVALAGKHLAINQDIKAIGFSNRILPDFAKYFIEGQQAVLLSRWCKPGTTVESIESEYFANDEMPVPPIVDQSAIVRFLDSETARIDELIDKERRLLELLEEKRLAVITHAVTKGLDPKARMKDSGIDWLGQIPAHWELKRLKYFSAVYDCKHVTPTYIDDGFPLVSTTEVKPFSLAFSAARQVGEDDFSNMTEGGRLPTRDDIIYSRNVSVGSAARVADEVSFCMGQDLCLIRPAHEVRSEFLEFSLNSNAVLGQIDSLTVGATFKRINVERIRNYWIPLPPDDEQHRIILYLEGNIAHLRRITTAVEMAIQRLVEYRSALITNAVTGKIDVRDLKNREAAA from the coding sequence TTGGCAACATTCATGGTGAGTGGTGGAACACCCCCGACAAGTGTTGACGGATACTGGGGCGGCGACATTGCCTGGGTCTCCCCCAAGGACATGAAGACTGGCATCATCACGGAAACTGAAGATTACATCACGCCGGACGCGATTGCTGTTTCAGCCGCACGAATGGTACCTGCCCGTACATTGCTCATGGTCGTAAGATCAGGAATTTTGCGTCACTCTATTCCGGTTGCACTAGCCGGAAAACATTTGGCGATTAACCAGGATATCAAAGCGATAGGATTCTCCAATCGCATCCTGCCTGATTTCGCGAAGTATTTCATTGAGGGACAGCAAGCCGTTTTGCTTTCGCGTTGGTGCAAGCCGGGAACAACAGTTGAAAGTATTGAGTCGGAATATTTCGCCAATGATGAAATGCCCGTTCCACCAATTGTAGACCAATCTGCTATCGTCCGCTTCCTCGACAGCGAAACGGCGCGCATCGATGAGCTAATCGATAAGGAGCGCCGACTGCTGGAGCTGCTGGAAGAGAAGCGCCTCGCGGTCATCACCCACGCCGTCACCAAGGGCCTCGATCCCAAAGCGCGCATGAAGGACAGCGGCATCGACTGGCTGGGTCAGATTCCGGCACATTGGGAGTTAAAGCGCCTCAAATACTTCAGCGCTGTTTACGACTGCAAGCATGTTACGCCAACTTATATTGATGATGGGTTTCCTCTTGTTAGCACAACAGAAGTCAAGCCTTTCTCGCTAGCTTTTAGCGCTGCCCGCCAAGTCGGTGAAGATGACTTTTCGAATATGACCGAGGGAGGGAGGCTCCCCACGCGAGATGATATTATCTATAGTAGAAATGTCTCAGTGGGCTCGGCGGCCCGCGTCGCAGACGAGGTCAGTTTTTGCATGGGGCAAGATCTCTGCTTGATACGCCCCGCTCATGAAGTGCGCTCTGAATTCCTTGAATTTTCCCTCAACAGCAACGCCGTTCTTGGACAGATTGACTCGTTAACCGTGGGCGCCACCTTTAAGCGGATCAATGTAGAGCGAATCCGAAATTATTGGATTCCTTTACCACCCGATGACGAACAGCATCGGATCATCTTATACCTAGAAGGAAATATCGCTCACTTACGGCGTATAACGACAGCGGTGGAGATGGCAATTCAGCGTCTGGTCGAATACCGATCCGCCCTAATCACCAACGCCGTCACCGGCAAGATCGACGTGCGCGACCTCAAAAACAGGGAGGCCGCAGCATGA
- a CDS encoding Fic family protein — protein sequence MSVQFSEPVSVFHDRRLPEAAAPAGYAALIGAYNLPVPVPRLLCAIGSKHRVIEQDGWRIYTPRHAPDASLEGHLTFALKYEGLDLAVLKRLFLAVKEGDIAELVRQKPTGLYTRRLWFLYEWLLGRELQLPSADKVSYVDAVDTDLQFGGTGQNSARHRVRNNLPGTPEFCPLVFKTPALNDFIAQDWNARARAVIREVPKDLLARTAAFLLLKDSKSSYVIEGERPPQDRIQRWGRAIGEAGRAPLDEQEFLRLQGIVIGDERFVKMGFRKEGGFVGEHDRDTQRPIPDHISARHEDVPSLMAGLIAFDHSAENDLDPVVAAAVLAFGFVYIHPFEDGNGRIHRYLMHHVLARRDFNPPGLHFPVSSAILDRITEYKDVLESYSSRLLPCVQWEATPKGNVKVLNDTGDFYRYFDATPHAEFLYGCVRQTIEQDLPNETNFLRSFDAFRAGIENMIDMPERTLNNLFGFLRQNDGKLSKRARENEFAELTADEVEQIEELYQSSFSAKGGGDATA from the coding sequence TTGAGCGTGCAATTTTCAGAGCCGGTGAGCGTTTTTCATGACAGGCGGCTGCCAGAAGCGGCCGCACCGGCGGGTTATGCCGCGCTTATTGGCGCCTACAATCTGCCCGTTCCGGTCCCCCGGCTTCTGTGCGCCATAGGCTCAAAGCACCGCGTTATCGAGCAGGATGGCTGGCGCATCTACACGCCGCGTCATGCGCCCGACGCGTCTCTTGAGGGACACCTTACCTTCGCCCTCAAGTACGAGGGGCTGGACCTTGCCGTTCTGAAGCGGCTTTTTCTGGCCGTGAAGGAAGGCGACATCGCCGAACTCGTGCGCCAGAAGCCGACCGGCCTCTACACGCGCCGGCTCTGGTTCTTATACGAGTGGCTGCTCGGCCGCGAGTTGCAGCTGCCATCCGCGGATAAGGTCTCGTATGTGGACGCTGTCGATACCGATCTCCAGTTCGGCGGGACAGGTCAGAACTCGGCCCGGCACCGGGTCCGCAACAACCTTCCCGGCACGCCGGAATTCTGTCCGCTCGTATTCAAGACACCTGCGCTGAATGACTTCATTGCGCAGGATTGGAATGCGCGCGCGCGCGCTGTCATCCGCGAAGTGCCCAAGGACTTGCTCGCGCGCACCGCGGCGTTCCTTCTGCTGAAGGATTCAAAGTCCAGTTACGTGATTGAGGGAGAGCGGCCACCGCAGGACCGCATTCAGCGCTGGGGCCGCGCCATCGGCGAAGCTGGCCGGGCGCCGCTCGACGAGCAGGAATTTCTGCGCTTGCAGGGTATCGTCATCGGTGACGAACGTTTCGTGAAGATGGGCTTTCGCAAGGAGGGCGGTTTCGTTGGGGAGCATGACCGCGACACTCAGCGACCCATTCCAGATCACATCAGCGCGCGGCACGAGGATGTTCCCTCGCTTATGGCGGGCCTGATCGCGTTCGACCACAGCGCGGAGAACGATCTCGATCCTGTTGTCGCTGCGGCGGTGCTTGCGTTCGGGTTTGTCTATATCCATCCGTTCGAAGACGGTAACGGGCGAATTCATCGTTACCTGATGCATCATGTGCTTGCCCGGCGCGACTTCAATCCGCCAGGGCTGCATTTCCCCGTGTCTTCGGCCATCCTTGACAGGATTACCGAATATAAGGACGTGCTGGAGAGCTATTCCAGCAGGCTGCTTCCATGCGTTCAATGGGAGGCTACGCCGAAGGGCAATGTGAAGGTCTTGAACGATACGGGCGATTTCTATCGGTACTTCGACGCGACGCCGCACGCGGAATTTTTATACGGGTGCGTCCGTCAGACGATCGAGCAGGATCTTCCCAATGAGACCAACTTCCTCCGAAGCTTCGACGCCTTCCGGGCCGGCATCGAGAACATGATCGATATGCCCGAGCGCACGCTCAATAATCTCTTTGGCTTCCTTCGGCAGAACGATGGGAAGCTGTCGAAGCGGGCTAGAGAGAATGAGTTCGCGGAGCTAACCGCGGATGAAGTCGAGCAAATAGAAGAGTTGTATCAATCGTCGTTCTCCGCGAAAGGCGGCGGCGACGCTACGGCATAG
- a CDS encoding tyrosine-type recombinase/integrase, with amino-acid sequence MLPVPAVLAKPSTAEGLRSHEISGRSVAAVEIAAKAKGHAQKAQAQNTRTAYASDWTVVEEWCGRQGMTAHASDAATVLAFLVDTAGKVAVSTQRRRLAAIKSRLRMFEVVLDTSAVPVGLERHPARARPAAGQESAADAGPTPPRDRGRAARLTGLRDRALLLIGFAGGLRRNELAGLEVLARAAADWVEDGPEGLTIHLARSKGDQEGEGQVIGIPPGVHRSTCPVRAWRAWLEASGITAGPAFRSIDRHGRLGEDPLCAHSIALIVKRAAIAGELANGASQADAEAAARKFAGHSLRRGLATSAARNKAPGHLIQKQLRHQKYDTTAGYIEEAQLHDEDAASYAGL; translated from the coding sequence ATGCTGCCGGTTCCCGCCGTCCTCGCTAAACCTTCCACAGCGGAAGGTTTACGCTCGCACGAGATTTCCGGCCGCTCCGTCGCCGCCGTGGAGATCGCCGCCAAGGCGAAGGGTCATGCCCAGAAGGCACAGGCGCAGAACACCAGGACCGCCTATGCGTCGGACTGGACCGTCGTTGAGGAGTGGTGCGGCCGACAGGGTATGACGGCGCACGCTTCCGACGCAGCGACCGTCCTGGCCTTCCTCGTCGACACCGCCGGCAAGGTGGCAGTCTCAACTCAGCGCCGACGGCTGGCGGCCATCAAATCTCGTCTTCGCATGTTTGAGGTGGTGCTCGACACCAGCGCCGTTCCGGTCGGTCTGGAAAGGCATCCGGCACGCGCACGGCCGGCCGCCGGTCAAGAAAGCGCCGCTGATGCCGGTCCAACTCCGCCGCGCGATCGGGGCCGTGCCGCCCGGCTCACAGGCCTGCGGGATCGCGCGCTGCTGCTGATCGGGTTTGCTGGCGGCTTGCGGCGGAACGAGCTCGCCGGGCTCGAGGTGCTGGCGCGCGCGGCCGCCGATTGGGTGGAGGACGGACCCGAGGGCCTCACGATCCATCTGGCGCGCTCAAAGGGCGACCAGGAAGGCGAGGGGCAGGTGATCGGCATCCCGCCCGGCGTGCACCGGTCAACGTGCCCCGTGCGTGCGTGGCGTGCTTGGCTTGAAGCGTCGGGGATCACGGCAGGGCCAGCCTTCCGGTCAATCGATCGTCACGGCCGCTTGGGTGAGGATCCGCTGTGCGCTCATTCCATCGCGCTCATCGTGAAGCGCGCTGCGATCGCGGGCGAGCTCGCCAACGGCGCCTCCCAGGCCGACGCTGAGGCCGCCGCCAGGAAATTCGCTGGGCATTCCCTTCGCCGCGGCTTGGCTACATCGGCGGCCCGCAACAAGGCGCCCGGTCATCTGATCCAGAAGCAGCTCCGGCATCAGAAATATGACACCACGGCTGGATACATCGAGGAAGCGCAGCTGCATGACGAAGACGCCGCCTCTTATGCGGGGCTCTGA
- a CDS encoding ribbon-helix-helix domain-containing protein — MQVRLSEDSWKQLRMLSIETGRPTQGLALEAFTDLMKKYGKNVEITGPDTDE, encoded by the coding sequence ATGCAGGTCCGGCTCTCTGAGGACAGCTGGAAGCAGCTGCGCATGCTCTCGATCGAAACAGGCCGGCCGACCCAGGGCCTCGCCCTAGAGGCCTTCACGGACCTGATGAAGAAGTACGGGAAGAACGTCGAGATTACCGGGCCCGACACGGACGAGTAG
- the istA gene encoding IS21 family transposase — MKEERITRGSRWSDPRGQVMKTPDDVAEMLRLRACGWGLKRIARELGCSHHTVKGYVAAGGVKPFKSPERPKRLDGLEGWLRERLIRHRGNADVVRQDLLAEKGVAVSRRTLQRAVQPYRQALKAEALATTRFETPPGRQLQIDFGERLVEIGVVKIKAFVFVATLGHSRRLHVRAFRAEKQEHWFAGLESAFTTFGGVPEEVLMDNPRALVVRHDAVSRSVQFNDKLIAFAKHWGFRPRACAPYRARTKGKTENGVGYVKKNAIAGHSFPSWEAFEAHLAEWERKVANVRIHGTTGEAPIVRFARDEAHRLKPLGGQPSFGSLRELTRVVGNDCAIELDTNSYSVPWRLIGERVAVTVAAGEVRIRHGLHQVAVHKQSEGRRLRIVDPAHLDGVAGRNGAVRRPEIATAPGSSPPPSLLRPLAEYEAVIGGRF; from the coding sequence ATGAAAGAGGAACGAATCACTAGAGGCTCGCGGTGGAGTGATCCACGGGGGCAGGTGATGAAGACGCCGGATGACGTGGCGGAGATGTTGCGCCTGAGGGCGTGCGGGTGGGGTCTGAAGCGGATTGCGCGCGAGCTGGGCTGCAGCCATCACACGGTGAAGGGCTACGTGGCGGCGGGCGGGGTTAAGCCGTTCAAATCGCCTGAGCGACCGAAACGGCTTGATGGCCTTGAGGGTTGGCTGCGCGAGAGGCTCATTCGGCATCGCGGCAATGCGGATGTGGTGCGCCAGGACTTGTTGGCCGAAAAAGGTGTGGCAGTCAGCCGGCGAACGCTGCAACGCGCCGTGCAGCCCTATCGCCAGGCGCTGAAGGCGGAGGCACTGGCGACGACGCGGTTCGAGACGCCCCCTGGCCGGCAGCTACAGATCGATTTTGGCGAGCGTCTGGTCGAGATCGGCGTGGTGAAGATCAAGGCGTTTGTGTTCGTGGCGACGCTCGGGCATTCGCGACGACTGCATGTGCGGGCGTTCCGGGCTGAGAAGCAAGAGCACTGGTTCGCCGGTCTCGAGAGCGCATTTACGACCTTCGGTGGCGTGCCGGAGGAAGTGCTGATGGACAATCCACGCGCGCTCGTGGTGCGCCACGACGCGGTGAGCCGGTCGGTTCAGTTTAACGACAAGCTCATCGCGTTTGCGAAGCATTGGGGCTTCCGTCCACGCGCCTGCGCGCCATATCGGGCACGCACCAAGGGCAAGACGGAGAATGGCGTCGGCTACGTGAAGAAGAACGCGATCGCGGGGCATTCCTTCCCAAGCTGGGAGGCATTCGAGGCGCATCTCGCAGAGTGGGAACGTAAGGTTGCGAACGTACGTATCCACGGCACGACCGGCGAGGCTCCGATCGTTCGCTTCGCGCGTGACGAGGCACACCGGTTGAAACCGCTCGGTGGGCAGCCGTCGTTCGGATCATTGCGCGAACTAACCCGGGTCGTCGGCAACGATTGCGCCATCGAGCTCGACACGAACAGTTACTCGGTGCCGTGGCGCCTGATTGGTGAGCGCGTGGCGGTAACGGTCGCGGCCGGCGAAGTGCGGATCCGCCATGGACTGCACCAGGTGGCGGTCCACAAGCAATCGGAGGGGCGCCGGCTGCGGATCGTCGATCCCGCCCATCTCGACGGTGTTGCTGGACGCAATGGCGCGGTCCGCCGACCGGAGATTGCGACGGCGCCCGGGTCGTCTCCACCGCCCTCGTTGTTGCGTCCTCTTGCCGAATATGAAGCCGTGATCGGGGGACGCTTCTGA
- a CDS encoding type I restriction-modification system subunit M/S, whose product MTFAQTIPLQLYQNVASIWRDSGANADPLDWIEVILEMFIIARRSAGVKSALEIDQGELTPSIWRTLRTELDQELELPASDRGHHSLAESTPGLLEKTRRAVAEAFSSNPEVIDSEYARALLRFLVHAPQTGLRRSALGYFTWPDYLAPLLTALMGKPSEQPVYCPFDSSGWMPLLLADAGWSVDCELANSQAARILLLFASLGDYKLKAHVNDPIRQPSWLDGEKLRQFAHSAAITTFGLRLGSDFTNESYERFPVRFHYGEGNQIAHVIAQTKGRAVIVVPESFLFRTAGGERDYKEQLVRRGMLAAVIRLPRDVFASYANVQSSLLIFETLGGKNGDVLFVDASDEIGVKSRAKGEPANDPLQQIKSIVEARRVTSISQVATYDEIAAQEFNISVDRYIRDETEQKIENALDSAKTVELIDVADIIRPQAVPSAGETGHEHTLLEVSLQDIQPDGSIRTPTKQIQVDDSALGKVMRQKLEPGDLLLSVRGRIGAVGIVPEFSGPDWLASQAFVILRLRKSSHISALILYRYLASPLGQWLMHSLATSGTVPMISMGDVRKIRVMIPTVQEQREIERQYDKVLKLRSQIKQLEKLADDLNEASWPMTKLSVTARD is encoded by the coding sequence ATGACCTTTGCGCAAACAATCCCCTTGCAGCTTTATCAGAACGTCGCCTCTATCTGGCGCGATTCCGGCGCCAATGCAGATCCACTGGACTGGATCGAAGTCATCCTCGAAATGTTTATCATCGCCCGGCGAAGTGCTGGCGTCAAATCGGCATTGGAGATCGATCAGGGCGAGCTGACTCCCAGCATCTGGAGAACGCTCCGTACCGAACTTGATCAAGAGCTTGAGTTGCCCGCGTCTGACAGGGGGCACCACAGTCTCGCCGAATCCACGCCGGGGCTTCTTGAAAAGACGAGAAGGGCGGTTGCGGAGGCATTTTCTTCCAACCCCGAAGTTATCGATTCCGAATATGCACGGGCACTATTGCGCTTTCTGGTTCACGCACCACAAACGGGTCTGCGCCGTAGCGCCTTAGGCTACTTTACATGGCCCGACTATCTCGCACCGCTGCTAACGGCTCTGATGGGGAAGCCATCGGAACAACCGGTTTACTGTCCATTCGACAGTTCGGGCTGGATGCCTTTACTCCTGGCTGACGCGGGCTGGTCAGTTGACTGTGAGTTAGCCAATTCGCAGGCCGCACGTATTTTACTGCTCTTTGCGTCCCTCGGCGATTACAAACTCAAGGCACACGTGAATGATCCGATCCGCCAGCCTTCCTGGCTGGACGGCGAAAAGCTTCGCCAATTCGCTCATTCGGCCGCGATCACAACCTTCGGCCTGCGACTGGGAAGCGACTTTACCAACGAGTCTTATGAGCGTTTCCCAGTTCGCTTTCATTACGGCGAGGGAAATCAGATCGCTCATGTCATAGCTCAGACGAAAGGCCGTGCCGTCATCGTCGTTCCCGAGAGCTTTCTGTTCCGAACGGCAGGCGGCGAGCGGGATTATAAGGAGCAGCTTGTTCGCCGCGGAATGCTTGCAGCGGTGATCCGTCTGCCGCGCGATGTCTTCGCATCTTATGCAAACGTCCAATCTTCCCTGCTGATCTTTGAGACGCTCGGCGGAAAGAACGGCGATGTGCTGTTCGTCGACGCGAGTGACGAGATAGGAGTGAAGTCGCGGGCAAAAGGTGAACCGGCTAACGACCCGTTGCAGCAGATAAAGTCGATTGTCGAAGCTCGCCGCGTGACGTCAATCTCACAAGTGGCGACATATGACGAAATCGCGGCGCAGGAATTCAATATTTCGGTCGACCGCTATATCCGGGATGAAACCGAACAAAAGATAGAGAATGCCCTGGATAGTGCAAAAACCGTCGAATTGATTGACGTTGCCGACATTATCCGTCCGCAGGCAGTGCCGAGCGCTGGCGAAACCGGACATGAGCACACGCTGCTAGAAGTGTCGCTACAGGACATTCAGCCAGACGGCTCCATAAGAACACCTACCAAACAGATACAGGTCGACGACAGCGCCCTTGGCAAAGTGATGCGCCAAAAGCTGGAGCCGGGCGATCTTCTTCTCTCCGTGCGAGGCCGGATCGGAGCGGTAGGAATTGTTCCAGAATTCAGCGGCCCGGATTGGCTTGCATCGCAAGCCTTTGTCATCCTTCGGCTACGCAAGAGCAGCCACATAAGCGCGCTCATCTTGTATCGCTATCTCGCCTCGCCCTTGGGCCAGTGGCTTATGCACTCGCTCGCCACTAGCGGAACTGTGCCGATGATCTCGATGGGCGACGTCAGAAAAATCAGGGTGATGATTCCGACCGTCCAAGAACAACGGGAAATTGAGCGACAATACGACAAGGTTCTCAAACTCAGGTCGCAGATAAAGCAGCTTGAGAAGCTGGCAGACGATCTCAACGAAGCATCGTGGCCAATGACAAAACTTTCTGTAACCGCTCGCGATTAG
- a CDS encoding helix-turn-helix domain-containing protein, translating into MAAIRHKFRNGYLPLTQQAFADGLGIPVKTLRHWEQGKRKPTGAALVLLRLVDREPALFERMRG; encoded by the coding sequence GTGGCCGCGATCCGCCACAAATTCCGGAACGGATATCTTCCTCTCACCCAACAGGCCTTTGCCGATGGGCTCGGTATCCCCGTGAAGACCCTGCGCCACTGGGAGCAGGGAAAGCGGAAGCCGACCGGTGCCGCCCTGGTGCTGCTGCGGCTGGTTGACCGGGAGCCGGCGCTGTTCGAGCGCATGCGTGGTTAA
- a CDS encoding peptidoglycan-binding domain-containing protein, giving the protein MQELLSPQTLTFLLGLALIVIGIFGGGIEVKEIKIPTLPTLSRALSLAVGIVLVVLCSAFPGIFPKAAVATPSNQTAAPTQTLAALPSPVPTDKPKVWLGAAIHNQIITVHEVKLVLRHVGKYSGPPNDEVNDAYFRAVVEFQLSQNVEADGYVGPITYGKLREAWPEFFEPIKPTK; this is encoded by the coding sequence ATGCAAGAACTGTTGTCGCCTCAAACTCTGACATTCCTCCTGGGATTAGCTCTGATTGTGATCGGCATTTTCGGCGGCGGGATCGAAGTAAAGGAAATCAAGATTCCAACTCTCCCGACGCTCTCGCGGGCACTCAGTCTGGCCGTCGGTATTGTCTTGGTGGTCCTGTGTTCGGCGTTTCCGGGAATATTCCCGAAGGCCGCTGTCGCGACGCCTTCGAATCAAACCGCCGCGCCAACCCAAACGCTTGCCGCTCTCCCTTCACCCGTTCCCACCGATAAGCCGAAAGTTTGGTTGGGGGCGGCCATACACAACCAGATCATCACTGTTCACGAGGTGAAGCTGGTACTGCGACACGTCGGCAAGTATTCCGGGCCGCCAAATGATGAGGTGAACGACGCTTATTTTCGGGCCGTGGTCGAATTTCAACTTTCGCAAAACGTAGAGGCGGACGGTTATGTTGGCCCGATCACGTACGGCAAGCTTCGAGAGGCCTGGCCAGAGTTCTTCGAACCGATCAAGCCCACCAAATGA
- a CDS encoding DUF4258 domain-containing protein, which yields MARTRHFQQRMSQRGISLEMVELVRRFGEPDQDKIVLGRKSLRELIAAMQRLERTAKEAMDKGGCVVVEDGDSLITTYRLDSYDRRKSRSPKRRQI from the coding sequence ATGGCCAGAACGAGACATTTTCAGCAACGCATGTCACAGCGCGGCATCTCGCTCGAAATGGTGGAGCTTGTCCGCCGGTTCGGCGAGCCGGACCAGGATAAGATTGTTCTGGGACGAAAGAGCCTGCGCGAGTTGATCGCCGCCATGCAGCGGCTCGAGCGGACTGCAAAAGAGGCCATGGACAAGGGCGGCTGCGTCGTTGTCGAAGATGGCGATTCGCTTATTACGACATATCGCCTGGACAGCTATGACCGCCGGAAGTCGCGCTCACCGAAGAGGCGGCAGATATGA
- a CDS encoding type I restriction-modification system subunit M, which yields MENIKHQELSDKIWAVANKLRGPYRPPQYRRVMLPLIVLRRLDCVLEPTKDNVLDQLKLLKKKGLSSAAIEKALAKVASKDRDQPLYNISPFTFSKLLGDPNGIAKNLTAYIKGFSPKVREIFEKFEFDKEIEKLEEANRLFEVIKEFASIDLHPDRVPNLAMGYVFENLIRRFNEQANEEAGDHFTPREVIRLMAHLIYTGDEDIYKPGISRTIYDPACGTGGMLSVSEEYIREHNNKAHLTLYGQDYNPESYAICCSDMLIKDEPADNILPTDTLDQSKGGDGFAGKTFHYMLANPPFGVEWKPQQKFIEKEHADFGFDGRFGPGLPRINDGALLFLLHMLSKRKPSPDEGGEGSKIAIVFNGSPLFTGDAASGESNIRRWIIENDWLDAIVALPDQLFYNTGIYTYVWLVTNRKPKERRGKVQLIDGTRHYKKMKKSLGNKRNELSEDHIKELTRLYAEGGHDALSAFESNGNEIERICSKVFDSRDFGYLKLTVERPLRLNFQASPERIARIQDAGAFLALAESKKRKDKSVVAKEMETGRETQSAILAAAKSLDPKRIYENRDKFWAGLESALEKAGVNVTAALRKDVLSALSERDPTADICTDANGNPEPDPELRDTESVPLPKAVTLPLPIGYENKTDNTELVGLVRDHCLAYFDKEVKPHWPDAWIDFSKTKIGYEIPINRHFYVYEAPRPLADIERDIKKLEGEILDMLKAVA from the coding sequence ATGGAAAATATCAAGCATCAAGAACTATCTGACAAGATCTGGGCCGTCGCGAATAAGCTTCGCGGGCCATATAGACCACCGCAATACCGCCGGGTCATGCTGCCGCTGATTGTGTTGCGCCGTCTTGATTGTGTGCTGGAGCCGACGAAGGACAATGTCCTCGATCAACTAAAACTCCTAAAGAAAAAAGGTCTTTCGAGCGCGGCGATTGAGAAGGCGCTCGCCAAAGTCGCGAGTAAAGATCGGGATCAGCCGCTCTACAATATCAGCCCTTTCACTTTCTCAAAGCTGCTGGGCGATCCGAACGGCATCGCGAAGAATCTCACCGCCTACATCAAGGGTTTCTCACCGAAAGTGCGGGAAATTTTTGAGAAGTTCGAGTTCGATAAGGAAATTGAAAAACTCGAAGAGGCCAACAGGCTGTTCGAGGTCATCAAGGAATTTGCCTCTATCGACCTGCACCCTGATCGTGTCCCAAATCTCGCAATGGGATACGTCTTCGAAAATCTGATCCGCCGTTTCAACGAGCAAGCAAACGAAGAAGCCGGTGACCACTTCACCCCGCGTGAAGTCATTCGCCTGATGGCGCATCTCATCTACACGGGCGACGAGGATATTTACAAACCGGGAATCTCGCGCACGATCTATGATCCCGCCTGCGGCACCGGCGGCATGCTCTCCGTCTCCGAAGAATACATCCGCGAGCACAACAACAAGGCCCATCTGACCTTATACGGCCAGGACTACAACCCCGAGTCCTACGCGATCTGCTGCTCTGACATGCTGATCAAGGATGAGCCGGCGGACAATATCCTGCCGACCGACACGCTTGACCAAAGCAAGGGCGGCGATGGGTTCGCGGGCAAGACGTTCCACTACATGCTCGCCAATCCGCCGTTTGGCGTTGAATGGAAGCCGCAGCAGAAGTTCATCGAGAAAGAGCATGCGGACTTCGGCTTTGATGGACGCTTCGGGCCGGGCTTGCCGCGCATCAACGATGGGGCGCTTCTGTTTCTTCTCCACATGCTCTCCAAGCGTAAACCCTCGCCCGACGAAGGCGGGGAAGGATCGAAGATCGCCATCGTCTTCAATGGCTCGCCATTGTTCACCGGCGATGCGGCCTCTGGCGAAAGCAACATCCGCCGCTGGATCATCGAGAACGACTGGCTCGATGCCATCGTCGCGCTGCCGGATCAGTTATTCTACAACACCGGCATCTACACCTACGTTTGGCTCGTGACCAATCGAAAGCCCAAAGAGCGGCGCGGAAAGGTGCAGCTGATTGACGGCACCCGCCATTACAAGAAGATGAAGAAGAGCCTCGGAAACAAACGCAATGAGTTATCCGAAGATCATATCAAGGAACTCACACGCCTTTACGCCGAAGGCGGCCACGACGCGCTCTCGGCGTTTGAAAGCAACGGCAACGAGATCGAGCGCATCTGCTCGAAGGTGTTCGATAGCCGCGACTTCGGCTACCTCAAACTAACCGTCGAGCGACCGCTCAGGCTTAACTTCCAGGCCAGCCCCGAACGCATCGCACGCATTCAGGACGCAGGCGCATTCCTTGCGCTCGCCGAGAGCAAGAAGCGAAAGGACAAATCTGTTGTCGCCAAGGAGATGGAAACCGGACGTGAAACGCAGAGCGCCATCCTGGCAGCAGCTAAATCGCTCGACCCAAAGCGGATTTATGAGAACCGCGACAAGTTCTGGGCTGGTCTCGAATCCGCACTGGAGAAGGCAGGAGTCAATGTCACGGCGGCACTGCGCAAGGACGTATTGTCGGCGCTCTCAGAGCGTGACCCAACCGCCGATATTTGCACGGACGCAAACGGTAACCCGGAGCCCGATCCAGAACTCCGTGACACCGAAAGTGTCCCACTGCCGAAAGCCGTCACACTGCCCCTTCCGATTGGCTACGAGAACAAGACCGATAACACCGAGCTCGTCGGCCTCGTACGCGATCACTGCCTCGCGTATTTCGACAAGGAAGTAAAGCCGCACTGGCCCGATGCGTGGATCGATTTCTCAAAGACTAAGATTGGTTACGAGATACCGATCAATCGCCACTTCTACGTCTATGAGGCCCCGCGCCCACTCGCAGACATCGAACGGGACATCAAGAAGCTCGAAGGCGAAATCCTCGACATGCTCAAGGCGGTGGCATGA